The window CCCACCCACCCTATTCGGCGGCGGCTTTTTTCACACATGCAAAGGGGTATATATAAATATGGAATTTGTTGACGTAATTAAATCGCGCTATTCATGCAGAAAATTCGCAAGCAAGCCCGTAGAAGACGAGAAATTAAATGCTATCTTGGAAGCAGCTAGACTCGCACCTACAGCTAAAAACGTTCAGCCAGTAAAAATTTGGGTCTGCAAGAGTCCTGACGCGCTCGAAAAAGTTAGAACCGTTACACCATGCCACTTTAATGCACCCGTTATTCTCGCTGTAGGAGGCACTAAGGACGGAGCATTTGTAAGATCTGACGGCAGAAATTATGAAGACGTTGACGCTTGCATTGTCGCGACTCATTTGATGTTAGCTGTAGAAAATTGCGGGCTCGGTTCAACGTGGGTAGGATTCTTTGACGCTCCTAAATTGCAGGAGTTATTCCCCGAAATGAATGATTATGATTTAGTCGCACTCTTCCCGATCGGTTACCCTGCTGATGACGCACAACCGGCAGAGAGACACTTTATCAGGAAAAATTTAGACGAGCTCGTGAAATATTTATAATGTCTGAATTAATACGCGCGTTCGTGGCGGTCAAACTTCCGGGCAATATAGCAGACTCACTCGAAAACTTTTTGTCGGAATTAAGGCCGCTTTCACGCATAAAATGGGTAAGGCGCAATCAATTTCACATCACATTAAAATTTTTAGGCGAACTCGAACCCGGCATTATAAGACTCGTGCAGGATCTATTAACGCCCATGAAAAAATTTAAGCCCTTCACTATCGAATTAAATCACATCGGGGCATTTCCTAATTTGAACGCTCCCAGAGTCTTATGGCTTGGAGGCGACAAAGGCTCGCAGGAACTCGCAAAACTTTCACGCAAAATTAATGACGTTCTCTACAGTGAGGCCGATTTACCGTTGGACGATAAAAAATTTCGCGCTCATATGACTTTGGCAAGGCTGAAAGATTCATATTTGCCTGAAGAACTCGTACGAAAGCTCGGCACCGTGCAAAATTTCTCGTGGGTCTGTGATGAACTCTTCTTAATGCGCAGTGAGCTTAACCCCGCCGGCCCGATTTACACGCAGTTATTATGATGGAATTCTGCAAGCTCGAAATATTTATACCTGAGTCGCATTTACAAGCATTACAGCAAATTTTACGTGATTGTGATGCAGGCCATATCGGAAATTATGACTCGTGCATGTCATATAGTCATGTAATCAGCACGTGGAGACCCTTAGAGAATACGAATCCATACAAGGGCGAGCAAAATATTTTAAGCACAGAAAGTGAAATCAAAGCAGAAGTTACTTGCAGGATTCAAGATTTAGACTCAATTATCACGGCAATAAAGAAAATTCACCCCTATGAAGAGCCGGTTATTAACGTTATCCCGTTATTGAGAGTCGCGTTATAATCAGGTTATATAATTTGAAGGGAGAAATTTTTTATGATTCGCAAAATTATTCATATCGACGAGTCCAAATGTAACGGCTGCGGTTTATGTGCTAGAGCCTGCCACGAGGGAGCTATTGATATTATTGACGGCAAAGCAAGATTAACGCGCGAAAATTTTTGCGACGGTTTCGGTGATTGTCTGCCGGAATGTCCGACGGGCGCAATTAGCTTTATAGAACGTGAAGCACCCGAATATGATAAAATCGCTGTCGAACGCGCAAAGGTTTCACGTCAAATGCTTTCTTTAGGGATTCAGTGGCCGATACAAATTAAATTAGTGCCTGTTAATGCTGAATTTTTCAAGAACTCTGATTTATTGATAGCTGCTGATTGCACAGGATTTATTTACGCAAACATTCATAACGAGTTCATAAAGAGTCATGTTACATTAATTGCCTGCCCGAAATTAGACGGCGTTAATTATAGTGAAAAACTTTCGCAGATTTTCGCGTTAAACGAGATTAAGAGCATTACACTTTTAAGAATGGAAGTCCCTTGCTGCGGAGGTCTTGAGAGAATGATTAACGAGGCTTTGACACTTTCAGGGAAAAATATAAATCTCACAGTAAAAATTGTGTCACGGACAGGAAAAATTATATAATATTCTGCACTTCACATAATTTATTATAAAGAGGTGCATAACATGAAGAAAGCTGTAATTTTTGCGTTAATGGCCTGCTTGAGTCTGCTAATTATTCCGGCGGCTTTGGCTGATACTTGGGAAGGTTTAGCACTTAATGAGAAAAATTTTCCTGATTCAAATTTCCGTAATTTCCTGCGAATATGGGATTTCGGCTGGGACGCGTATGACTCAGACGGCAAATTATATAGGGCCGGTGCTAATGATGGTTTTCTTGCTCCTGTAGAGTTTGCTGCATTTCCTAATACTTTCGCTACAAGCACATTCGGAGGAGCTAAGACACTCAAGGGAATAGAATTTTTCCCCGGCCTCTATGAACTTTTCTGTATCGGCGATCATATGGGTGAGCTTAACGTCAGCAATAATCCCGCGCTATTAAAATTGGACTGCCGAGCAAATGATTTAACGGAACTCAATTTATCTAATAATAAATCATTAATTTTTCTGGGCTGTCATGAGAATAATTTAAAAAATTTGGATGTCGCGCATATTCCTGACTTGGTAGAGCTTCATTGCGGCGATAATCCCGAACTCGAAAATGTTAATCTCGGCAATAAAGCTAATTTGAGGCAGCTATTTTTATACAACGGAAATCTTCAATATTTAGACATTAGCGGCTGTCCATCGCTTGAACAATTGCATTTCGGCGGGAATCATATTTCAAAAATTGACGTATCTCACTGTACAAATTTAAGGGAGCTCGACTGCTGGAATAACCGCCTGACAGAATTAGATTTAAGCAATAATAAATCTTTGGTCAGCTTAAATTGTGATAATCAGCTCACAACGGGTTTAATCGTCAATAAAACATTAGACGGCTACGAGGTAGATTTAAATAATTACGTGTCCAAACTTGAGAATATCGACATTTTCTCGATAAAGGCTAACGGCGGAAGTGCAAGAATGCTGAGTTATAACGCTGATACAGGTGTTGTATTATTCGACGAGAGACCAGCGGAAATAAAATATCAATATATTACTCATTCTCCGCAAAATGCAAAAATGGACGTTACTATAAGAGCCGATATTAATATTGCAGTACTTGAGCGCGCCGGAGCAACAGAAAATATTATTTACAGCTTCAACGATAAAAATTATCTCAATAGACAAGGTTACGCGCTGGACGAGAAATCTATTACATCATTTACAGCAAGAAAATACGGCAAAAAAGGTTTTGTCGCGGACGGAAATTCACGCCTGATTTTACGAGTCCAGACTACCAAGCCCGGCACTGTAACATTTACTGTTGATCCAAATTCAGAGGTTGCTATAGAAAAATTTACGAATAGAAGCCCGGTTAATTCAAGCCTGCGAGTTGAGAAACTTTATAATGATACATATCAGGTTTCAGCGGTATTAGTTGCGCCTGAAAATTTCCCGCGATTAAAAGTTTTCCCGAAAGATGATTTCAACGTACATGTGAATTTTATCGCTGACTACGACGAGGACGACCCAGACGCACAACGCGAATTTAACGAGGATATAGATTTAGAGATTCTTGCGGCTCCTGTAATGCTGCTTCACGGTTTTGGAGCTGGAGCAAGCGTAGAAAATACGTTTGCTAATAACGGAAATGGCGTTCTGCCTATTCTGAAGCAAAATAAATTTGATGTCTATTCATGGAACTATGACGGCGCAAAAGGGCCTTCGGAATTATTAGCCGGTAACTTCAACAGTTTATTTAACGAAATAGCATATGTCTTCAAGAAATATCATGATAAGAATATTGTATGTACAAAAATTGATATAGTAGGCTACGATATGGGTGGACTTATGGCAAGACGTTTTTGTTTGCCTGAAGCGCATTCATTTGACGGAAATTATTATACAATGCGTTCATACGGTCAAGGAATGGTGCGCAGATTTATATCAATTGCAGTCCCTCACAGAGGCACACCTTGGGCAAACTGCATAATGGGAGACTTCAAAGTTTTAGACCCTGACGGGATATTTTCACTCTCTGCTACAGGTTACTTGAAAATTGGAATGCTTATACGCAGATTAATTATTGAACCGTTAGCACCATTTTTCGGAGGCGGCAAAGAAAGTATTTATCACAAAGCAAGAGAAGATATGGCCGTTAACAGCAATATCGTTACTGGAGGTTTTCCTGTAAATGTTCCTATGTTCGCTATTTACGGCAAAGTCGGCGAAGAATGGAAGTTAATTAACAGAGGAATAGCTTCATTGCTTGATATATTTGTATTCTGGAAAAACGCATACAGAGCATATTCATTAGGCAGAGACTGGGCTAATATCTTAGATCGACTCGATGAATTAGACCTGAAGTACTCAAGAGAGTCCCTCAAGAAAATTGAAGAATGGGGATTGGAAGCTACAGAATTATGGGATGAGCTAATGACCTTGATAAAATCGGACAATGCCGTTGATGTCGCGAAAAAAATTCAAGAAGAAGCAGTCAAGATGCGAAGAGATACCGTGCTGGGATTTCTTATATCTAAGAAAGAAGAACTATTTGGATTTATGCCCAAGTTTGACCGCGTTTTTGATGTCCTTTGGAACTGCACGATTGATTCTATAGTATTATTGTTTAGAGAAGCATTATTAGGAGCAGGCACAATTGCAGAATATCCGCTTAATATTCTTGAAGCACTTTTTTCCAGACAAGAGCATGATTTATACGTATCAGAAAAAAGTGCTGCGGGAGATTTCGGAAGTGCTGCTGTCGGTATGTGGGGCTGGAAATATAGACACTCTAAAATTTGCTTCCAAAATGATACAGGCTGGGAAGTCGTTTACGCACTAAAAGAAGAAAATTTAGACCGTTTTAAAATTTTTACTAAGATTAATTCTTCCGGCAATAATAGCACTTACTCATCAGCTAAATCTAATGTAGATATAAATAATACAGATAGTGATGAACTTGATAATTTATTCGTTAACGGACTAACATTAAATCTATCTTCACAATCTTTGCGCGTAAATGAAAAGGCTGCTATAAAATTTACTGTCTCAACGGAAGATAATATAAGCGATCCGGTTTATATTAAATTTACTAAGTCTGACGATTACGAAGCTGTAATTTATCCTATGTACAGTATTGACGATAAAAATTTTGAGCTTACTGTAGAATTTCAAAGCCAAGACATTGGAATTTATAATGTATCGTGTTTCTCTAACGTAGACGGCAAAAAAATATATCAATCCGGCGAATTTCAAATTATTATTCAAGCTGATTTAGACGTTCAAGAAATTTTATTTATGAGCAGCGACGCTATTTTTATGCAGTCAAATGATGAATTAATACTCCCGCTCTACGCAAAGACTTCAGACGGAAATTTAATAAATATTTCATCGCCCTTAATGGGTACGGTTTGGAGTTCTGCCAGCTCTGACATCGCAGAAGTTACACAAGATGGCAAAGTTCATGCTCTCAAAGACGGCACTACATTTTTGACGGCAGAATATAACGGACTCAAGGCTTATATAAGCGTAAACGTCGGCGATATTATTGCACCTCATATACTCACGCAGGAAATTCCGGACGGCATGATAAATTATAAGTATGATATAAAGCTCGATTTTGAGGGCAGCACTCCGTTTTCATGGCGAATCATTGAGGGCTATTTACCGTACAGACTCGAACTTTCTCCGGAAGGTTATATTTACGGCTGGCCGACTCAATCAGGAGATTTCACGATAAAAGTAGAAATTTCTAACTTGACCGGCACTGACGAGAAAGAATTTAATTTCATAATAGAGGACGATAATTCAGAGTATCCATATTTGAAGGATTCAAGCCTTCCCGCTGGTGTCAAGAATCTAACATACAGAGTCGAACTTGACGCACTCGGAGTAACTATTAAATGGAAGGTTAGCGGACTCCCTAATGGACTCAGCTTTGACAAAGGAATAATTGCGGGCGTTCCATTAGAGTCAGGAAATTTCACCGTAAAATTTAATCTCTCAAATTCTAGGGGTGATAGCGAGAAAATTTTAAATCTCGTCATAATCGATGAAGGCTCGGCGTATGTGATTGACTCGTCTAATTTTCCTGATGAGGTTTTCTGCGAGTACGTGAAAAATTTTGACTCCGACAACGACGGCGTATTAAGCACTTCAGAAATTGCAGCAGTCAAAGAAATCACGATAGAGGGCGAAGAGAACAAAAAAGTATCTTCACTTGAGGGCATTCAAATTTTTACGTCATTGATAAAACTTGATTGTCCGCATAATAATATTTCGCGCATTGATTTAAGCAAAAACACTCTTTTGCAGGAGTTATGGTGTCAGGTCAATAATATTAATTTCTTGGACTTGAGCAATAATCCAGAGCTTACTACTATATATTGTTCAGAGAATCCTATAACGGGATTTAATCTGCGCAATAATTCAAAGCTGCACAGTTTATATTTCGCGCAGACTCAAATTGCTGTAAT is drawn from Synergistaceae bacterium and contains these coding sequences:
- a CDS encoding nitroreductase family protein translates to MEFVDVIKSRYSCRKFASKPVEDEKLNAILEAARLAPTAKNVQPVKIWVCKSPDALEKVRTVTPCHFNAPVILAVGGTKDGAFVRSDGRNYEDVDACIVATHLMLAVENCGLGSTWVGFFDAPKLQELFPEMNDYDLVALFPIGYPADDAQPAERHFIRKNLDELVKYL
- the thpR gene encoding RNA 2',3'-cyclic phosphodiesterase, which translates into the protein MSELIRAFVAVKLPGNIADSLENFLSELRPLSRIKWVRRNQFHITLKFLGELEPGIIRLVQDLLTPMKKFKPFTIELNHIGAFPNLNAPRVLWLGGDKGSQELAKLSRKINDVLYSEADLPLDDKKFRAHMTLARLKDSYLPEELVRKLGTVQNFSWVCDELFLMRSELNPAGPIYTQLL
- a CDS encoding 4Fe-4S binding protein, producing the protein MIRKIIHIDESKCNGCGLCARACHEGAIDIIDGKARLTRENFCDGFGDCLPECPTGAISFIEREAPEYDKIAVERAKVSRQMLSLGIQWPIQIKLVPVNAEFFKNSDLLIAADCTGFIYANIHNEFIKSHVTLIACPKLDGVNYSEKLSQIFALNEIKSITLLRMEVPCCGGLERMINEALTLSGKNINLTVKIVSRTGKII